In Vigna unguiculata cultivar IT97K-499-35 chromosome 3, ASM411807v1, whole genome shotgun sequence, a single genomic region encodes these proteins:
- the LOC114175187 gene encoding ranBP2-type zinc finger protein At1g67325-like isoform X1, translated as MMEHKFINLGPQLKILIRKMSWSGGDWMCGVCEHINFKKREACQSCGYPKYGGPDPSTYRYKKTEALAGDWFCNCGGHNYAGRSRCYKCGAVKDHYSSVYGSNSGEYGSHTFPPGWKNGDWLCTRIGCGGHNYASREECFKCKMPRDFD; from the exons ATGATGGAACACAAGTTTATTAATTTAGGACCACAATTGAAGATATTGATCAGGAAAATGAGCTGGTCTGGAGGAGATTGGATGTGTGGTGTTTGTGAgcatataaatttcaaaaagaggGAAGCATGCCAGAGCTGTGGATACCCCAAGTATGGGGGACCTGACCCTTCAACCTACAGATACAAAAAGACTGAAGCTTTGGCAGGGGACTGGTTCTGCAACTGTGGAGGTCATAACTATGCCGGTAGATCAAGGTGCTATAAATGTGGTGCAGTCAAAGATCATTACTCTTCAGTATATGGCAGCAACTCTGGAGAATATGGATCTCACACTTTCCCCCCAGGATGGAAGAATGGAGACTGGCTTTGCACAAG AATTGGCTGTGGAGGGCATAATTATGCTAGCAGGGAAGAATGCTTTAAATGCAAAATGCCTAGGGATTTTG ACTAA
- the LOC114175187 gene encoding ranBP2-type zinc finger protein At1g67325-like isoform X2, translated as MSWSGGDWMCGVCEHINFKKREACQSCGYPKYGGPDPSTYRYKKTEALAGDWFCNCGGHNYAGRSRCYKCGAVKDHYSSVYGSNSGEYGSHTFPPGWKNGDWLCTRIGCGGHNYASREECFKCKMPRDFD; from the exons ATGAGCTGGTCTGGAGGAGATTGGATGTGTGGTGTTTGTGAgcatataaatttcaaaaagaggGAAGCATGCCAGAGCTGTGGATACCCCAAGTATGGGGGACCTGACCCTTCAACCTACAGATACAAAAAGACTGAAGCTTTGGCAGGGGACTGGTTCTGCAACTGTGGAGGTCATAACTATGCCGGTAGATCAAGGTGCTATAAATGTGGTGCAGTCAAAGATCATTACTCTTCAGTATATGGCAGCAACTCTGGAGAATATGGATCTCACACTTTCCCCCCAGGATGGAAGAATGGAGACTGGCTTTGCACAAG AATTGGCTGTGGAGGGCATAATTATGCTAGCAGGGAAGAATGCTTTAAATGCAAAATGCCTAGGGATTTTG ACTAA